The DNA segment GAACTCGAGGGCTCTTTTTTCGCAAGTACTCACCTCGTTCACCAGCGTCTGGACTCATGGTTCTTACCTAAGGCTTAGATACCGACACTCAAAAGTGTAGTCCTCCATCGACACATAGCCCCATTCGGTCGTTATACGAAGCAGCACCACTGCATATCCCTGTTTTAGTATCGCACCAGGCTAATGATTATTCTCTCCCCCCTCACGAGAACTGTACTTCCCCGTCAGTGATGAGGGAGATAGACTCTTCAACAGACGGGGATTTCTCAGGTACGTCGTCTGCTACCTCTGCATACCAGTCACTGAGCCTCTCAATGCCTCCATCGGTCGTAACCAAGAGTTTTTCACGGGGAAATGTGCTCTCTAGAGAATATCCTTTTATACGCTCGTGAGCCTCCTCTAGAAGATTAATGAACGTGATGAATCTACGATCGTCGGGTTTTGGAAGCGGATCAAAGAATTCCTCAATAGAGTACCGATGCTGAACACCTCCGTCCTTTTCATTCGGTGCTTTCAGGAGTACTTCCGCTTCCTCAGCAGAGAATTCTGCTGTGACTGTCCCGAGAACTCTGCACTCGCCATCGTCAGTGAGTAGTCCAGTGTCATCAGAATACTGCGTAATATAATCGGGGGCCAGTATAATATCAGTCACGTCAACCTCCTTCTCAACCACAATTGGGCTGTACCCTGCAGCGTTCCCCTCACTCGGAGTGTAATTATTGAGGACTGTTGCCGGCACTGAGAATGACTGCTGGGACGGATCATCGATTGCCGCAGCCAGTACATGCGGAACATCATATCGTTCGCTCAGACCGCGGTACAGACGCAATTGCTCATCAGTCACTGCGCATTCCTCGCTCACAACGGCAAGCGAAACCGATTGAGACAATCCATATAACGTCCATGCACACCGGCACGCCTCATCATCCCATCCCGTCTCAACAACCTGTTCTCGTCGAACCTTCAGCTCTGAGGGATCGTCGTGAGGACCATCACCGCTGACAATCTGAGCGAACAGCGATTCCTCACGACCCATCGCACGAACATTACCACCCTTCCATTCCTGCAGATCTCCCCACAGAGTTGAGATAGTATCTATCGAGAATTCACCAGCAAGAGCAGACGAGATCTGTCGCTGTTGCTCATCATCAAGACGCTTGAACTCCTGATTTGGAGCAAACCCGTATACAACGGAATCTTGATCGAAGAGATCGACAACCGCACTGCCAGGCAACCTATGTTCACCAGTCTCGTGCATACTCAAGAGAGTGCCGTCGAAATCCGTATGTAGTAACTCCAGCCGACACGTTATAAACTTGCATCACTGGTACTCCGTTTCGAACTCTTGTCAGGGCCCGCTGCTTATCCACTGGAACGATACTATCCGTACTACGAAACTGATCGGGGATTTGGGAAATCCTGAAGAGGCCGAGTTTATTTTTGCGACCTTGTTTGACGGCGTAACGAGCGCGGTTGACGATGTACTGTTCGCGGAGGGTGGTGGCCGGAGACGTAGTTGTGGGCTTCATCGACAACGATGAGGAGAGAAGTATCTTTGACGTTGGAGATCGCGTGGGGGTCGCTGAGAATGAGCTAGGTTCAGAGGGCAGTGTCGTCTACGTCGTCTTCTTCTTCGTCGTAGGCGTTGACGACGCTTCGGTTCTGTTCTTCATTGTGTGTTTCCCAGCTTGTGCGCCATTCCGACGTCGCATTGAGGCTGTCCGCGCCGTGTTCGGTGTGGCGGTGCCGGATGCGTGTCAGTACGGGGGTGTTCATTGCGTCGCCGGAGATGACTGCTTGGCCGGGGGTGAGGCCGGGGAGTTCGTCGAGGACGTCTTGGCCGGCGCTTTCGACGGATTGCTGGATGGCTTGTTGGTCGTTCGGGTTCTGGATCTGCATGATGACTTGGGTACCGCATTGGGAGAGAACGTCGGCGTCGAGTTTCGAGGGGCGTTGAGAGATGATGCCGACACCGAAGCCGAACTTGCGGCCTTCGGAGAGGATTGTTCGGAGAATGCCGAGTGACCGTGCGTTGCCGTCGGGGGCGAAGCGGTGGCCTTCTTCGAGGAGTGTGAACAGCGGGAAGTCGAGTCGGTCATCGTCGCCCCGCATCGCTTCCTCGCGGGCTTCGTACAGTTTTCGGAGGAGTGCGGCGGCAAGCATCTGCTGATCGTCTTTCGACAGTTGGTTGAGTTTGAGTACAGTCACTTGGCCCGGTGCGACGAGGTCCGTCAAATCCTCACGGGCGGCGCGAACGAATAGGTCACGGCCGAGTGCGCGTTGAATCCGCCACTCCAGTGCTTCTGCAGTGTCACTCTGCTCGCCGTCCTCCTCATAGCATGTCCGGACGAGGTCGTGAGCGCTGATGTCGTTTGTTTCCTGTTGGAGTTTGCGCCAGGCTTTCTGGAGGATGTATTTCATTTTGTCACTCGGGCCATCCAAGAGTGCGAGGAGATCGCCGTAGTTGAGGTCGGGGATGGCAATTGTGATCTCGTCCGGTTGGACGATGTTGACCTCCGGGGTGTAGTCACCGTCGCTAAATACGTCCTCGTACTTTGATTTCCGCATATCTTCGAGTGTGTCATATTCGCCGTGCGGGTCGAAGACGAGCATGGCGGCGCGGGAGGACGGCCGCATCATTTCTTCCATAATGACGCTCGCGGTGTAGGATTTCCCGCTGCCTGTCGACGCGAGGATGGCGAGGTGGGTTGAGGCGAATTCGTCAATGGGGAGGAAGACGTTCGCGTCGCGTGCTGGCCGATTGAGCAGCCAGCCGACGTGGGCGAGTCCGGCGTCACTTTCCCAGTCTGCGTTTGGAAGGACAGCTTCGAGGAAGGCGTTGTTGGCAAGGTAGACGCGTGATCCGGGGTCAGGGAGTGATCGCGGGTTGGTGAACGTCCCCATGTCGTCGTTGAAGTACCCGATGATGCGTGCGGTCACGCTGTTTAGTTCGACATCGCCAGTGGGGACGCCGAGGGCGTCGGCGACGGCGTCGGAATCGACGCCCGGGTTGGCGAGGAAGTCACCAGGGAGGCCGCGTTCCTGTTCGGTGTTTGTGACGCGGGCGAGAACGTTGTGGTGTTCGCCTTCGACGGTCGTGTTGTACACGATGAACTCGCCCGTCCGGACGTCGATGTCGTTCGGGGCGATGAACTGAAACTCGTCGGCGGAATCGCCGGGTTGTTCGACGGTCCCGACGACCGTGTCCGATGCGGCAGGTACATTTCGATTCTGCGGCGGGTCGGGCAGGTCGTTGCTCATCTGACCACCCCGCGGTCGCTGCTCGTTTCCCAGCGGACTTTCTGCTCGATGACGTCCAGGAGCTCCTCGTCAGCGGCGGTCCCGTCGCGGAGCTGGTCGAGGAGAGCAAGCGTCACCTCGGCCCCGAATTGGTCGGCTGTGGAGATAAGCCGGTCGTAGTACTGTAGCCGGAGATCGCCGTCGGGGAAGTGGAACTGCTCGAAGCCTGCTCGCGGGAGCTTGCGGATCGAGTCATCTATTTCGAGTGTCCACGGCGGCATTTCTTGCGAGACATCCGTGAAGTTCGACCCGTTTGAGGCGGGTTCAAGGGTTGCGTAGCCGAGAAACGCGACACCGAGGAGTGTGCGTTTCTCGTCGACGTATCCTGGGACGAACAGTTCTTGATCCGGGTTCGAGAGGCGAGGGCCGGCGCGGCCTTGGTCAGGGTCGACGAGCCGTGAATCGTAGACCACGCCGATAAGGGCGTACTCGGTCCCACGAATTGTCGTGGTTGTGTACACTGGCTGCCCGAATTTGTAGTCCTGTTTCTCAGGCGGACGTTCGCGCTCACGTTCGCGGTACACTTCGACGACATAGTCCATTTGCGAGTGCGACTCGGCAACTGTTCCAAGAGTGAGGTCGTTTGCAGTGATCACCGGTGCATCGTCGGTTGAGGTTGTCTGTGTCATGATGACTTAATTTGGTGTCTGTGTCAGCGGCGTCGTCGCTGTTTACTCAGAGTTTTCGCGTCCCACTCGATGGGGAGACCTTCTTCTTCTTCGGCGAAGTTCTGAACGAGCGCGAGAAACCGGCGCTCAGCGTCTGTGTTCAGGACAGCGTTTGCGTCCGCTTGCTGGAGGACCTCCGGATAGCCGCGACCGACGCCAGTCTCGGCCCGCACAACATCAATCACGTCGTCGACGAGTCCCTCGCGGAGAATCCAGCCGGGGAACTCCAGATAGTCCATTGCGTTCCCGTCAGGGATGTCGAGGTACGTGAACAGGACGTCCGTGGCGAACTCGTGAGTGGCTCCCCGGTAGCTGGCTTCCATCGCGTCGACGGTGCCGTCTTGCCGGTGGATGAATAGCTGTGATCGGTCACCCCAGTTGGTCGTGAACGCATCGAGGATGCGGGAGTCTGCGACGAACGGTTCATTGTGCAGGCGGTCTCTGTACGTTCGGCGAAGAAGTTTGGCGATGTTGGTCCGCGTGCTTCCAGCCGAGTACCCAACGACTGGGACGCCGTGATGTTCGCTCGCTGCGAGTACGCGGGCCATCGTGCGGCGATAGTGCCCGTCGCGCACGTCGGGAGCGTACGTGTTGGCGAACGTGGGGACGAGCGGCCCATCGTACAGAACGACCGGTGGTGGGTTGAGTTCCGCGAAGCGCTCGATGCACTCGATGACTGTCTTTCCTTCGTCGCGGTAGCGTTCGTGCCCTGGTGCTTGCCCGTCCGGGTACCGGAGCCCGTCCTCGCTGTCAGAGGCTGTGGTGACTGCGCGTGGTCCGAGGACCCGCGTGTTGACACCTTCGTCGTAGTTGCCGTCCTCGTGGTGATGGTTTGCCATCCACGCGACTTGCACGAGGCCGAGCGGAACGGTGAATTCACTCGTCGGACCGAGTTCCGACCCGTCGGCTGCAATTGTCGTCACGCCTTCCAAGACGTCTTTCGCGTACTCGTTGACGGCCTCGTGATTGTCCCACGACGCTGATCGCTCAAACGGAACGACTGGGGCACCGTTGTCGTTCCATTCGCGGGTTGGGAGCGCACCGGGATAGCGGCCGGGACCGAGTTCCGCCTGAAGCGGATCTGCTTCGTAGTCTTTGAGCGCGTCCCGCAACGCGTCTTGGTACTTCGCCACTGTGTCGGACTCGTCGCGTGCGAACTCTCGAATCTCACTGGTATGTTCACGGAGCCCATCGAGCGCGCTTTCTGGGTAGAACGGCATTACTCGGACACCACCTGGGACACCTCCCGGTCTTCGTCTTTGTTCAGTTCGACTGTCCGCTCGGTCATTGATTCGAACGTCCGGTCGTGACTCACGACGAAGAGTTGATTCAACTCGTCCAAGTCTTCGAGTTGCGCCACGAGGTTCTGTTTCTTCTGTTGGTCGAGGTTCGCAGTCGGCTCATCGAGGAAGGCGACGCCGACGGACGCGATCTGTTCGAGAACGGCAAGGCGGACAGACAGCGCTGCGGCCATTTTCTCACCGCCGGAGAGCGTGTCGAACGGCTTGTTCTGTCCGCGGACGCGTACGCGCAAGTTGTATGTTTTGTCCCAGACGAGCGTCTCAGTCGGGTTCCCGCGGAGCTGCTGATAGATCATGTTCGCACGGTCACCGATCTCGCTCGTGACGAGATCGCGGAGATCCTCAGCGCCTTGCTGGAGACTGTTGCGAACCCACCGTGCGAACTCTTGGTCACGCCGCACTTCTTCGATCTCAGTTTCCAGCGACTGTTTGCGCTCCTGTTTTTCTTTGAGGTCGTCCAGTTCGTCGTGGGCGTCCTGCAGGTCCGACTTTCTATCCTCCAGTTTACCCTCAGCTTTCGAACGGTCGGTACGCAACTCTCGGAGCTCACTCTCGATGGTAGTGAGACGCTCGGGATCGAACTCGGACTGGAGGCCCTCGAACATCTCTTCGACATCATCACGTTCCTCCCGCAAGGACTCCAGCTCTTCCTGCTCCGCTTCGACTTTTTCTTGGCGTTCAGGGAGTTCGGCCGCGTCGTCTTCTTTCCGGATGTACGTCTCGTGGGCGTCTTCAGTCTCTTCGATAACCGCGCCCGCATCGCTGATCTCAGTGTCGAGATCATCGAAATCGGCGAGATCGTCTTGAACGCGCTGATATTCAAGCAGACGCTCGCCTAAAGTGCGACGCGCATCTCGGAGAGCGGCCTCAGTTTCATCGACGTCTGTGGCTTTGGCCTTGGCAGTATGGTACTCATCGACAACGCCGTCGAGTTCATTGCGTTCAGTTTTCTTTTCCGGAAGATTGTCGAGAGCGTCAGTGAGATTCTCACGCTCCATATCGAGTTCCTCCCGCTTTGAACGGAGATCACTAATTTCCGTAATGATACCATCGAGTTGGTCTTCTAGTTGCGGGATCTGGTTAACTACTTCTTTGGCCTTCCTTGCGGACTCGATGTCATCATCAAGAGCTTCGATTTCCGATTCGACCGTCG comes from the Halovivax cerinus genome and includes:
- a CDS encoding helicase HerA domain-containing protein, with amino-acid sequence MSNDLPDPPQNRNVPAASDTVVGTVEQPGDSADEFQFIAPNDIDVRTGEFIVYNTTVEGEHHNVLARVTNTEQERGLPGDFLANPGVDSDAVADALGVPTGDVELNSVTARIIGYFNDDMGTFTNPRSLPDPGSRVYLANNAFLEAVLPNADWESDAGLAHVGWLLNRPARDANVFLPIDEFASTHLAILASTGSGKSYTASVIMEEMMRPSSRAAMLVFDPHGEYDTLEDMRKSKYEDVFSDGDYTPEVNIVQPDEITIAIPDLNYGDLLALLDGPSDKMKYILQKAWRKLQQETNDISAHDLVRTCYEEDGEQSDTAEALEWRIQRALGRDLFVRAAREDLTDLVAPGQVTVLKLNQLSKDDQQMLAAALLRKLYEAREEAMRGDDDRLDFPLFTLLEEGHRFAPDGNARSLGILRTILSEGRKFGFGVGIISQRPSKLDADVLSQCGTQVIMQIQNPNDQQAIQQSVESAGQDVLDELPGLTPGQAVISGDAMNTPVLTRIRHRHTEHGADSLNATSEWRTSWETHNEEQNRSVVNAYDEEEDDVDDTAL
- a CDS encoding DNA double-strand break repair nuclease NurA, producing the protein MPFYPESALDGLREHTSEIREFARDESDTVAKYQDALRDALKDYEADPLQAELGPGRYPGALPTREWNDNGAPVVPFERSASWDNHEAVNEYAKDVLEGVTTIAADGSELGPTSEFTVPLGLVQVAWMANHHHEDGNYDEGVNTRVLGPRAVTTASDSEDGLRYPDGQAPGHERYRDEGKTVIECIERFAELNPPPVVLYDGPLVPTFANTYAPDVRDGHYRRTMARVLAASEHHGVPVVGYSAGSTRTNIAKLLRRTYRDRLHNEPFVADSRILDAFTTNWGDRSQLFIHRQDGTVDAMEASYRGATHEFATDVLFTYLDIPDGNAMDYLEFPGWILREGLVDDVIDVVRAETGVGRGYPEVLQQADANAVLNTDAERRFLALVQNFAEEEEGLPIEWDAKTLSKQRRRR